In the genome of Heyndrickxia acidicola, the window ATAAGTACATGACAAAAAGATTGATTCCTAATACCATTTTTCATTTGTTCGCAATTGTGTTTGGACTATTTATGATGTATCCAATTATTTGGACAGCGGTGAGTTCGTTGAAACCAGAGTCAGAGATTTTCAAACAAGCCGCTTCTCTTATACCATCCAGTTTCCAGTGGCATAATTATCTGGACGGGTGGAAGGGTTTTGGCGGCACTTCCTTTGGAACTTTCTTCTTAAATTCATTTATTATTTCATTTTTGTCAATGATTGGGGCGATGTTTACATCCAGTTTTGTTTCTTTTGGATTTGCCCGGTTAAAATTTTCATTTCAAAAGCCATTATTTGCCTGTCTTATGGTCACTATGATGTTGCCTGTGCAAGTAACCATAATTCCTCAATACATATTGTTTCATAAACTAGGGTGGATTAATACATTTC includes:
- a CDS encoding carbohydrate ABC transporter permease is translated as MTKRLIPNTIFHLFAIVFGLFMMYPIIWTAVSSLKPESEIFKQAASLIPSSFQWHNYLDGWKGFGGTSFGTFFLNSFIISFLSMIGAMFTSSFVSFGFARLKFSFQKPLFACLMVTMMLPVQVTIIPQYILFHKLGWINTFLPLIVPQFIGGNAFFVFLMMQFIRTIPKELDEAALIDGCSTYRTFWKIILPICKPALITVSIFSFIWTWDDFLGPLIYLNQPSTFTISLGLRMFSDPSSLTKWGNLFAMSTLSLLPLFIMFFIFQRYIVDGIATQGLK